The DNA sequence AAACTCGGTGCTCAATTATGAAAGCAAAAGTGACCGGGCCTATATAAGCTGCCGGATGCGGGCCATTTATTCCATTCAAAGGGACAAGGAAGCCATTGAAGAAAAGGCCTGGACCGGTACTGTTAGCTCGCCAGAGGGAAGTTACATCGTATGGCCCTAAGCCAGCACCGGGCCACCACTGGCGCCACTGGCGCGAGTTTAGGCGCAGCCGTAACTCGTGCCCAGCCATCAGGTGGAGGTTGTACCTCCACTGCCGCAACGCGGCAAGTCGGTACCGCGCCGCTTGGAGAAATCCGGGCGTTGTCGTTCGAACGGGGGAGGCACAGCCTCCCATAACTGATTGGCACGAGTTACGGCTGCGCCTAAACTCGCGCCAGGACAAAACCACGCTACTGCTTCCCCCGATAATCGGCAATGATGCCCTCGGCAATCCAGTTGGCTAGGGCCTGGCGGTTGTCGGCCACCACGAAGCGGCGCTGGTCTTTCTGGTTGCGGATGTTGCCCAGCTCCATGAATACGGCCGGGGCGTGGCTGTTGCGCACCTCGTACAGGGTGCCCCGCTCCGACACGTTGCCGGAGTAGGGGCGGTTGGGCTGGGCGCGCTTGTAGCGGCTGGTGAACACCCGGTGAATGTTCTTGGCCAGGCGCAGGCCGGTGGCGCTGTTGGGGTGGTGGTAAAAAAACACGTCGATGTTCTGGCCCACGCTGCGGCTATCCACGTGCAAGGCCAGCAGGCGCTGGTAGGCCCCCTTGTGGCGGGCGTAAAGCTTATTGACCTGGGCAATGCGCTGGCGCAGGCGCTGCACCTGGCTCAGCGGAATGCGCAGCTGCGGGTACTGCACCTCGTCGTAGTCCATGGGCAGCACGTTCTCGTCCCGGATGCCGTCGTTGGGGTCCTGCACCATCACGTAGACCAGGGCCCCGTAGGAGAGCAGCACCCGGGCCAGGCGCACGGTCACGTCGTAGGCGTACTCGTCTTCGGCCAACTGAAAGGAGCCGTACTGGCCGATGGCGCCGGGGTCGGGGCCGCCGTGGCCGGAGGACAGGTAGAATACCGCGCCCCGCAGCGGCCCGCGGCCGGCCCGGGCCAGGTTGTAGCGGGGCCCAAACAGGGCGGCGTTGCTAATCGGCGTTTTGCTGATGACCACCGGCGCTGCCGTGGCCACGCGGGCGGTTTTGACCCCGTTTTTACGGCTGCCGCCGACCGTCGCTTTGCGGGTGGCTACGGGCCGGGGCAGCAGGTAGGTGCGGCCGGTGATGAGGCCGTGGCGGCGGGTCAGGTTTTTCTTATTGAGCTGCTTGAAGGCGGCCCCGTAGCGGCCCGGGCTCAGGCCGTGGCGCAGCAGCAGGGTTTCGACCCCGTCGCCGTTGCGGGCCTTCACGCGCCGGTAGGCAGCCTGGGCAAACGCCTGCGCCGACAGCAGGCAAAAAAGCAGTAGGAGGGAGACGGTGCGCAAAAGCAAAACGGGATAAAAAGGCGGCCGGCGGCTGAGCAGAAGCACGTAGCCCCCGCGCCGGCCCCCGGAGCCCGACCAACGACAGAAGCCCTGCATACGTGCCACGGCCGGCTTCTGCCATACAATACTGCAAAGGAGGCAGTAAATCTTCAGAATATAGAATATAAAAAAGGCCCGCGGCCGAGCCGCGGGCCTGGGCCGGCTACGATTCCGGCGGGCCTGGCCGCCGGAGCGGGCCTTAGTGGCTTACCACGAAGCGGCGCGCCGGTGAGGCCGAGCCGTCGGCGGCGACCACCTGGTAGAAATACACGCCCGAGCGTAGTTCCCCGGCGTTGAGCAGCAGGTGGTCGAAGGTCGAATCGACCTGGTAGGTGGCGACCGTGCGCCCGGCCGCGTCGGTGATGCGCAGCGTGGCCGTGCCTTTCTTCACCTCGTAGGGCAGGCGCAGGCTTTCGGTGGCGGGGTTGGGGTAGGGCTGGCGTAGGCCGTCGGCTTCGGCCTGTTGGGTTTTGAGCGTGGTCAGGGTGCCGCCCAGGGCGTAGGCTACCACTTTGGAGCGGTTGCCGCCCGTGAGGCTGGGGTAGGCCTTGCTCAGCAGCATTTTGGTGCCCGCGCTGGTGTTGAAAATGTGGTTGACGTACGCCGAGTCGGAGCGCAGCAGCAGGGTGCCGGCCTCCGAGTACACGTTCAGCATGGTCGTTTCCTGGGAGGTGGCGTTGGTGCGGTTGTAGTACACGATGTACTCCAGGGCCGCATCCTGGTTGAAGAGCTTGTCGCTGACGTAGTCGATGCCAGGGGCACCGTAGCCGGCCGGGGGCGCGGGCACGGTCAGCTGCTTGAACTGGCTGTGGTTGAGGTTGTAGAGCGTCATCAGCCGGGTGGCCGAGTTGAAGCGCACGTACTTGGCTTCGCCGGTGGAGAGCTTAATCGGAAACAAGTCCTCGCTCTGCATGGCGGGGGCGTTGAGCACGTAGGTGTTTTCCAGCGTCACCTGGGCCGAGGCCGCCGTGCTGATGAGGAGCGAAGCGGCGAGTAGTAGTTTTTGCATGTAGAGTAGAATAGGGAAAAGAGCCAACCGGAGCGAAACAAGTGCTGCCGCCGGCGGCCTGCGCACAAGCCCCGGCGGGTGCCCCGGGCCACAAATTTATTGGCCGGGAGTTATTCAGTAACAGTATTCCGCTGGAAATTTACGCCTCGCGCCCGGGCCAGGCGCGGGGCGGCAGCCGGCCGCCACCCGAGGAAAAGCTCGTAGCTTACCGGCAAAAACCAACTGTACGCATGGGCTTTTGGAGTTTTCTGTTTGGCAAGCCCCTTCGCCTCGAAGACCAGGTGTTTGGTCGTTTACGCTATTTTGATACACCAGAATCTGGTGGTGGCTACTGGGAGGGAGAAACCCGGTTTACGGCGGCCCGCTACGAAGTCGGGTTGGCTATTGATGGCCCTAAAACAGGCCCAACGGCTGCTCAGCGGAGCTTTTATCAGGAAATAGAAGCCCGGTATGAACAGATGGTACCGGCTATAGCGCAACTAATAACGGCCACGTTTACAAAGTCGGAACCTGATTTTGTGATTCGTGATTTTAAGCAGGAATTTCAGCCGGACTTTCTCAGTTTGCCCGTTATCGAAAAACCAGATACTGCGGAACCGGCTTGGGAAATAGCCTTTGAAACAACGCATGCTAAAATCCGAATGGCCTCGGTGTATGTTGAGATGAGAGGCTTTCAGCCCTATTATGTGTACCTGATGGCCTAACCGCTATTCTCTGCCTTTATGCCTTCTACCCCGTCCATTCCCAAGAAACTCCTGGCCCGCCAGCACGAAATCACCGCCGATTTCCTGCGCCTGATTGACCAGCACCTGGCCGATATCGTCAGCGGCAAAGCCACGGAAATGTTTGAAATCCGGGACCTGGCCGGCCAGCTCTGCATTCATCCCACCCACCTGAGCAACACCATCAAGCTCACGACCGGCCACGCGCCCTGCTACTTTTTCGAGGCCCGCCTGATGGACCTGGCCCGGGCGCAGCTGCTGGACGCGACCCGCTCCGTGGCCGACATTGCCCAGGGCCTGACCTACGACCCCTCGAACTTCACCAAGTTTTTCAAGCGCTTCCAGGGCTGCACGCCCAAGCAGTACCGCGAGCAGCAGTGGGAAGCCCAGCGCCTGGAAGCCTCGGGCGGCTATGCGCTCTAACTAACGCGTCCTGCCCGCAACGCCAGTGGCCCGCCCCATCAACTCTGGATGGAGCGGGCCACTGGTAGGTTTAGCTTTGGCCGGGGGCGTTAGGCTTGGCGGGTTTTCTGGTAGGCTTCGAAGCTGTTGCGCACGGCCGCCAGCAGCGCGGCATACTTGCGCCGGGCCAGCTGGCTCGACTCCAACTGGTGCAGATGATTGTCGATCAGGTGGCAAAACTCATCCCGCGAGAATCGGGGATTGGACGCTGGCTTTTGCACGAGAATAGAGCTGAAGAAACGGACAGTAGAAGAACACTGGCTACGGGTAACAGTAGCAGCTATACTACGCAAGATTGCAAGAAGAAGTGATGGAGACTATAGCTCGCCCAAAAAAACCGCTGAGCCCCTACGCATAGGCGTTAAACTACAACGGCTCCCGGGTGAAGCCGGGAGCCGTCGGTAGGCAACAGATGACCAGAGCCGGAGCCTGCCGCTAGAAGCGGAACAGGGGCCGGGCCGGGTTCCAGATGCCCCACGGAATCATGAGCAGCACCAGCAGCAGGGCAATGGTAAACCACACGAAGGCGCGCTTGTGCTTGAGTACCGGGTCGGTAGCTTTCTTGGACAGGGTGCGGCCCACCTGGGCGGCAATGACGGCCAGCACCATCGTGGCAATGTGCTCGACGCCCCAGAAACGCCCAATCGGGTCTTTCATGACGGCGGCGCCGGCCGTTTCAAACGCCTTCACACCGAAGGGGCTCAGGCCGAAGTACAGAATCAGGCCCAGCAGCAGCTGCAGGTGCATCGAGCCCACGAAGGCGGCGCCCATGCCGTTGTCGGCCCCGAGGTAGGGCTTGCGGCCCTGCCAGCCGCCCAGCGCGCGGAAAATGGCAATCAAACCAAAAATCAGAACCAGCCAGCGGCTCCAGGAGTGCAGAATGAGTACGGCGTTGTACATAAGCAGAAGGGAAGGGTGAAGCGGTAAAGGTCGGGGCTGGAAACCAGATTGCCGCGCCGGCCGCGCAAAAAGTGGAGCCGGCGGCTTTACAGGGCGCGCGGCGTGAGCAGCGTGGCCGGCAGGGGACAGGCCTCGGCATCCGGCGCGGGTGCTGGCGCGGGCACCGGCCGGGGCCGCCCGTCGAAGCAAAACAGCTCCTCGCTCAGAAACAGGTCGCCTTCCTGCCGCAGAATGGCCAGGTTGTCGAGCATGAGCTTCATGTTGAAGGTTTGGCGGTTCAGGTACTGCAGCACCGGGCCCAGCAGCTCGGGCGTGGTGTCGTGCAGGGCCAGGGAAATGTGGGGCAGCCAGCAGTCGGGCCCGCTGAACTTATCGGTGCGCAAACACAGCGGCGCGGTGGCCCGGATGATGCGCTGGTGCAGCTGGTTCAGCGCGTCGGTGCGCAGCACCGGGATGTAGATAACCGGGTTGGGCCCCGGAAACACGCCCAGGCCGGTGGTATGCACCTCAAACGGGGCGGTGGTGGCCGCAATGTCGCGGAGCACCGTTTTCAGCGCCGAGAGCTTGCGCACCCCGGCCAGCTGGTAAGTGATGTGCGGATCGGGGGTTGCCTGCACGTCGTCGAGGCCGAATTCCGTTTCCAGCCCCTTGATGATGCGGTTGATGCGGTTCGCGTAGTGCGGCGTGAGCAGAGTGGTGATGGCGAGCATACCTGCTAAACTCCATAACCGGCCCCGAGGTTGAGCTGGACCGGTATTTCCTGGCCGCTCCCGGTGCGGACCGGCTTTGCTGAAGGGCAGATTCAGTATATTTCCCCGGCTGGCGGCGGGGCTGCCGGCGGGTTTCACGTCTCCGTTGTGCTGCGCTATGGCTATCCTCGTTTTCTTTCTGGCCCACTGGTACCTGTCGCTGTTTACGCAGTCGTTTTTTCAGCACCGCTACGCCGCCCACCGCATGTTTAGCATGCACCGGTACTGGGAAAAGGTGTTTTTCGTGCTGACCTACCTCTGGCAGGGCTCCTCGTACCTGTCGCCGCGGGCCTACGCGCTGCTGCACCGCCTGCACCACGCCTACTCCGACACCGAGCGCGACCCGCACTCCCCGCACTACTCGGCCAATGCCTTCCTGATGATGTGGAAAACGCGGACCGTGTACCACGACGTGCTCTACGGCCGCTCCCGGGCTGCCGAGCGGTTTGCCCAGGGCGACTACCCCGAGTGGCGCGGCTTGGACGAGTTCGGCAACAAGTGGTACTCGCGCGTGGCCTGGGGCGTGTTTTACATTCTGTTCTACGTGCAGTTTGCCACGGCCTGGTGGCAGTACCTGCTGCTGCCCATCCACTTCACGATGGGTGCCGTGCACGGGGCCATCGTCAACTGGAGCGGCCATAAGTACGGCTACCAGAACTTCGACAACCACGATAAGTCGCGCAACTCCCTGTTTTTCGACTTTCTTACCGGCGGGGAGCTGTTTCAGAACAACCACCACAAGCTGCCCAGCCGCGCCAACTTCGGGGTGAAGTGGTGGGAGCTGGACCCCACGTACCCCGTCATCTGGACCCTGGATAAGCTGCGCGTCATCCGCCTCCGCAAAGACGGCGCCCAGCTCCTGCGGTAAGTGGGCCGCCGCTGGCAAACCGGCCACCTACGCTGCCTGGGCCGTTGCTGCCTCCCGGCTGGTCGTTGGGGCATTGGTACTGCGGCCGAGGAGTATAACTATAACCAGACGAAAAGTTCGGTAAGCGGCCGGCAGCACATCGAAAGTTGTTTTTCTGCTACCGGCAAAACACCTAAATTTATGTTTGTGACACTCAGGCCGAAGCGTTAGTCATTGTGAGAGCTCAACCATAAACTGAACTTTTGCCTTTCTCTGCTGTTGCTGCCTCTGATACATTTGCACAACGCAATTTTTCTTTACCCACGGCGGCGGATAGCTGTAGTTGCGTTCAACTCGCTGGTTGTCAGTTATTGGGTAACAGGTACACTATGGACGAAATTCTATTTGACGTCAATTTGCAGCAACTGCCCGATGAGTATCTCACCGGGGAGTGGTGCGTGGCAGACCGGGTGCTGAACCGGGGCAACCCGAACAGCGCGCTGGCGCAGGCCACCAAGCTGACGCTGCAGCCGGGCACTTTGCAGGTGCACGCTCCGGCCCAGCACGACGCGGGCCAGTGGTCGGTGCAGCGCGACGCGCTGCTGAACCGGCCCTACCTGGAGCTGCAGCTGCTGCAGGAAGAAACCAAGGCCCTGATTACGCGGCTCCGGCGCTCCGCCGACGGCCTGCAGAGCCAGCTTAACTTGTATTTCCAGTCGGGCATGGAGTTGCAGCTCGCCCAGCCCTGTTGATTTTTCTTTCCCTATGTTACCCTCTGAATCTTTGTCAAGCGAAGAGCAAATCCGGCAGCAGGCAGAAGCGCAATTCCGTCTTTTCGCTGATTTTATCCCGCAGCTGGTCTGGTTTACCGACCCCACGGGCTTTCATACCTACTTCAACCAGCGTTGGATTGACTTCACCGGCTACTCGCTGGAGGACAGCGTGGGGCCGGATATGTGGAACAACCTGTTGCACCCCGACGACCAGCAGCGGGCCCGCCAGGTGTGGGGCCACTCGCTGGCCACCGGCGAGTTTTACGAAATCGAGTACCGCTTCAAGTCCAAAGCCGGCGACTACCGCTGGTTTCTGGGCCAGGCCCAGCCCCAGTACGACGAAAACGGGCAGATCCGGCAGTGGTTCGGCACCTGCACCGACATTCACGACCAGAAGCTCACAGAGCTGGCCCTGCGCCGGCGCGAGCAGGAGCTGGAGCGCGCCTACGCCGACCTGGAAGTGAAAGTAACGTTCCGCAACCTGGAGCTGGAGCGGCAGGTGCAGGAGTTGCAAAAGCGCCTGGGCAGCTAAGCCGCCGGGCCCGGATTGATTTTTTGCAAAAGGCTTTCCCCGGCGGGAAAGCCTTTTTTTGTCTGGCAAGGGCGGGGTAGGCCTGACGGCGGAAGCAGCGGGCCAAAACAAAACGGGATTCGGCCGGTGGTATGGCCGTAAGCGTAGCGTTCTGCGTTTAGGTCAATTCCCTCTGTCTTTGACTTTCCCGTGACTCTACTCTCCTCTGTCCCCACGACCAACGAGCCGCTGGTTTTGGCCGGCAAGAAACCGCGCCGCTGGCCTTATTGGGTGGGTGGAATCCTGCTGGCGCTGCTCGTGGTGCTGGGCGTGGCACTAGCGCGGCTCGACCCGTGGCTGCGCCGGACGCTGGAAAAGCAAGTCGCCCGGCAGAGTGAGGGGCGCTACCAGCTGCGCATCGGCGAGCTGCACACCCAGCTGCTGACCGGCACGGTCCGGCTCCGTGACCTGCGCCTGCGCCCCGCCGCCGCCGACTCCTGCTGGCAGCAAACCCGCCTGCCCCGGCTACTGGCCGACGTGCGGGAGCTGCGCCTCTCCGGCATCGGCCTGTGGGCCGCCCTGCGCGGGTCCGTCGTGCCCGTTGATACCGTGCTGCTGGCCGGGGCCCGCCTGCGGGTGCTGCGGCTGCCCCCACCCAATCCCGCCGCCCAGCCCCTGCACGAGCAGCTGCCCCAGCACTTTGATGGTCTTCGCATCGGCTACCTGGGGCTGCGGGAGCTGCAGGCCGCGTACGGGCCCGGCCGGGTGCCGCAGGCCAGCGTGCGGCAGGCTTCTTTTTCGGCCCACGACCTGCTGCTGAGCGCCGCCGGAGCCGCCGACTCCCAGCGCGTTGGCTACGCGGCGGCCTGGGCCGGCGGGCTGCGGCGCGGCGTGATGACCGTGGCCCGGCACCGGGTGCTGGTGGGCGCGGCGCAGTTTGCCTCCCGCCGCCAGCAGCTCACCGTCGATTCGCTGCGGGTTCGGTCCCTGGATGCCATGCAGCGGCAGGGCAAGGTCGTGCGGGTACACCTTGTGTTGCCCCGGCTTCAGGTCGGCGGCCTGCGCCTAACCGCCTTGCGGAGCCGCCAGCTGCGGCCCGATTCGGTGGTGCTGACCCGGCCCTGGCTGGCGTTGGCCCTGCCCACTCAGCCGCCCCCGCCGCTGCATGAGGTGCTGGCGCCGTACCTGCGGCAGGTGCAGCTGGGGCAGCTGCGGGTGCGCGGCGGCACCCTGCACCTGACGGCCATCAAGCCCCAGCCCCGAATCCAGGACATTCGCCTGCTGGCCGACAACGTGCTGCTGACGGCCGCCGGGGCCCAGGACCCAAGCCGGATCTGGTACGCCAAAAGCTGGGAGCTGCGCACCGGGCGGGTCCAGACCACGGTTTCGGCCCCGGTGTACTGGCTGGGTTTGCGCAGCATCGAGCTGCTGACGCGCACGGGCCGGGTGCAGGCCACCGGCATCATGCTGAAGCCCACGATGACGCCCTCGGCCCTGGCCCGCTACAAAGGCCACCAGACGCCCCACATTACGGTGCGGGCCCACGCGCTGCAAATTGCCGGCTTCGACTTCGCTGCCTTTGCCCGCCGCCGCTCGTTGCTGGCCGAGCAGCTGCGGATAACGAAGATGCGCGTGCTCATTGCCGGCGACGGGCGCTTTGCCCTGAACCCCAAGGCCTCGTTGGTCACGCAGGAGTCGTTGGCCAAGCTGGCGGTGCGCCTGAACGTGCGCCGGGTACAGCTCGTCAACGCCTACGTGGCCACGTCCTACATCGGGCCCACTACGGGCCGGCCGGGCTACATTAGCTTCAACCGCATCAACGTGACGCTGCGCAACGTGACCAACGACCCGCGGCTGATGACGGCTGCCACGCCGATGACGGCCCAGGCCAGCGGCTGGCTGCAAAACAGCTGGTACGCCACCGCCGCCTTCCGGATTCCGCTGCTCGACCCGGCCGGGCGGCACAGCGGGCAAGGCACGTTCGGCCCGGCCTCCATTACGCTGCTCAACACCATGACCGAACCGACCCGTTTGGTGCGCTTCGAAAGCGGCAACGTGCGTCGCGCCACCGTCCGGTTTCAGGGCAGCCGCCGGCAGATTACCGGCACCATGCAAGCCGAATACTCGGACCTCAAGCTTACGCTGCTCAGCAAAAACGGCGGCCCCGATCAGAAAACCCTGCTTACCAAGTTGGGTTCCAAGCTGCTCAACGGCATCGTCATCCGGGACGAGAACCCGCGCGGGCTGGGCCCCGACAAGCTGAAAGTCGGCTCGATGGAAAGCCGGCGCGACCTGCGCGTCTCGGTGTTTTCCCTGTGGCGGCAGGGGTTGGTCAGCGGCCTGCTGAACAGCATCGGGGCACCCAAAAAAGTGGCCCGGCACATCAGCGAGCAGCCGTAAGCTGCTGCCGTGGTGCCGGGCCAGCGCAGAAGCAAAAAGAGTTAAAACTTCAGCTTACTCAAACTGAAGTCGGGGGAGGAAGAGGGGACAGGCTGCAGCAGTTCGTTGAGCCGGGAGTAGAGCACATAGGTTTCAGTCGTCGTGGTACGGGCCAGGGCGGTGGGGTATTGGGACAAGCCGGCAAAGGTGCCGGATAGCGTGGCCGTAGTCCAACCGTTGTTGCTCGTCAGGCGAAATACCTTTGCCTGACTGCCGCTCACCCCACAAAGTGTGGTAGCATCCATCAGCGTGAGGCCATCCACACCCGTCAGGTCCTGGCCGGTGACTACCGTCGTGAAGCCCACGGGATTGGTTAGCGGCACCTTAAGTAAGCTGCCATCGTCAGTTTTGGCCACCAGCAGATAGCCGTCGGGGTGAAACACGATGCCATTGAGGCCAAATTTTTCGGCTGGGGCACCGAGCCGGGCATCTTCCAAGAACACGGTGGCTTTGCCTTTATTGTCGACTTTATAGATAACCGGGGCGAAGCTGTCCGTCACGTAACAGTTGCCGGCAGCATCTACGGCTACGTCGTTGGCAAAATGCTGGAGTAGGGGCCGTAGGCTACCCAAATCTACGTAGCTGATCTGCTTGCCCAAAGCATCAAAGGAAGCCAGCGCCGCCAGCTTATCCTTGGTGGCCGCCGACGTTTTGGCCTTGTTATAACCTGGGTCGGAAATAGTGACCAGCAGGCGGTTGCCAACGGCGTCAATCTGCAGGCCGCACGAGGAGACGAGGCTGGTGTGGGTAATGAAAGGCTTATAGGTTGTCAACGACCCTACGCCTATTCGGCCGATGGTGCCCGTGGTGAGGGAACTCAGATAGAACAGCTTGCTATTCGTATCAAATTCCACGCTTTCCGGGTACAAGCTGGGTTGCCGGTAGGTAATCAGGTCAGGCGTTGGAGGGGGCACCGGCTTGTTAGGCTCGGGCAGGCTGGTATCCACACAGGCCGATAA is a window from the Hymenobacter aquaticus genome containing:
- a CDS encoding N-acetylmuramoyl-L-alanine amidase family protein; translation: MRTVSLLLLFCLLSAQAFAQAAYRRVKARNGDGVETLLLRHGLSPGRYGAAFKQLNKKNLTRRHGLITGRTYLLPRPVATRKATVGGSRKNGVKTARVATAAPVVISKTPISNAALFGPRYNLARAGRGPLRGAVFYLSSGHGGPDPGAIGQYGSFQLAEDEYAYDVTVRLARVLLSYGALVYVMVQDPNDGIRDENVLPMDYDEVQYPQLRIPLSQVQRLRQRIAQVNKLYARHKGAYQRLLALHVDSRSVGQNIDVFFYHHPNSATGLRLAKNIHRVFTSRYKRAQPNRPYSGNVSERGTLYEVRNSHAPAVFMELGNIRNQKDQRRFVVADNRQALANWIAEGIIADYRGKQ
- a CDS encoding T9SS type A sorting domain-containing protein codes for the protein MQKLLLAASLLISTAASAQVTLENTYVLNAPAMQSEDLFPIKLSTGEAKYVRFNSATRLMTLYNLNHSQFKQLTVPAPPAGYGAPGIDYVSDKLFNQDAALEYIVYYNRTNATSQETTMLNVYSEAGTLLLRSDSAYVNHIFNTSAGTKMLLSKAYPSLTGGNRSKVVAYALGGTLTTLKTQQAEADGLRQPYPNPATESLRLPYEVKKGTATLRITDAAGRTVATYQVDSTFDHLLLNAGELRSGVYFYQVVAADGSASPARRFVVSH
- a CDS encoding helix-turn-helix domain-containing protein, translated to MPSTPSIPKKLLARQHEITADFLRLIDQHLADIVSGKATEMFEIRDLAGQLCIHPTHLSNTIKLTTGHAPCYFFEARLMDLARAQLLDATRSVADIAQGLTYDPSNFTKFFKRFQGCTPKQYREQQWEAQRLEASGGYAL
- a CDS encoding 2'-5' RNA ligase family protein; its protein translation is MLAITTLLTPHYANRINRIIKGLETEFGLDDVQATPDPHITYQLAGVRKLSALKTVLRDIAATTAPFEVHTTGLGVFPGPNPVIYIPVLRTDALNQLHQRIIRATAPLCLRTDKFSGPDCWLPHISLALHDTTPELLGPVLQYLNRQTFNMKLMLDNLAILRQEGDLFLSEELFCFDGRPRPVPAPAPAPDAEACPLPATLLTPRAL
- a CDS encoding acyl-CoA desaturase, whose product is MAILVFFLAHWYLSLFTQSFFQHRYAAHRMFSMHRYWEKVFFVLTYLWQGSSYLSPRAYALLHRLHHAYSDTERDPHSPHYSANAFLMMWKTRTVYHDVLYGRSRAAERFAQGDYPEWRGLDEFGNKWYSRVAWGVFYILFYVQFATAWWQYLLLPIHFTMGAVHGAIVNWSGHKYGYQNFDNHDKSRNSLFFDFLTGGELFQNNHHKLPSRANFGVKWWELDPTYPVIWTLDKLRVIRLRKDGAQLLR
- a CDS encoding PAS domain-containing protein, which codes for MSSEEQIRQQAEAQFRLFADFIPQLVWFTDPTGFHTYFNQRWIDFTGYSLEDSVGPDMWNNLLHPDDQQRARQVWGHSLATGEFYEIEYRFKSKAGDYRWFLGQAQPQYDENGQIRQWFGTCTDIHDQKLTELALRRREQELERAYADLEVKVTFRNLELERQVQELQKRLGS
- a CDS encoding serine/threonine-protein kinase, encoding MTLLSSVPTTNEPLVLAGKKPRRWPYWVGGILLALLVVLGVALARLDPWLRRTLEKQVARQSEGRYQLRIGELHTQLLTGTVRLRDLRLRPAAADSCWQQTRLPRLLADVRELRLSGIGLWAALRGSVVPVDTVLLAGARLRVLRLPPPNPAAQPLHEQLPQHFDGLRIGYLGLRELQAAYGPGRVPQASVRQASFSAHDLLLSAAGAADSQRVGYAAAWAGGLRRGVMTVARHRVLVGAAQFASRRQQLTVDSLRVRSLDAMQRQGKVVRVHLVLPRLQVGGLRLTALRSRQLRPDSVVLTRPWLALALPTQPPPPLHEVLAPYLRQVQLGQLRVRGGTLHLTAIKPQPRIQDIRLLADNVLLTAAGAQDPSRIWYAKSWELRTGRVQTTVSAPVYWLGLRSIELLTRTGRVQATGIMLKPTMTPSALARYKGHQTPHITVRAHALQIAGFDFAAFARRRSLLAEQLRITKMRVLIAGDGRFALNPKASLVTQESLAKLAVRLNVRRVQLVNAYVATSYIGPTTGRPGYISFNRINVTLRNVTNDPRLMTAATPMTAQASGWLQNSWYATAAFRIPLLDPAGRHSGQGTFGPASITLLNTMTEPTRLVRFESGNVRRATVRFQGSRRQITGTMQAEYSDLKLTLLSKNGGPDQKTLLTKLGSKLLNGIVIRDENPRGLGPDKLKVGSMESRRDLRVSVFSLWRQGLVSGLLNSIGAPKKVARHISEQP
- a CDS encoding gluconolaconase, producing MDTSLPEPNKPVPPPTPDLITYRQPSLYPESVEFDTNSKLFYLSSLTTGTIGRIGVGSLTTYKPFITHTSLVSSCGLQIDAVGNRLLVTISDPGYNKAKTSAATKDKLAALASFDALGKQISYVDLGSLRPLLQHFANDVAVDAAGNCYVTDSFAPVIYKVDNKGKATVFLEDARLGAPAEKFGLNGIVFHPDGYLLVAKTDDGSLLKVPLTNPVGFTTVVTGQDLTGVDGLTLMDATTLCGVSGSQAKVFRLTSNNGWTTATLSGTFAGLSQYPTALARTTTTETYVLYSRLNELLQPVPSSSPDFSLSKLKF